One Ahaetulla prasina isolate Xishuangbanna chromosome 1, ASM2864084v1, whole genome shotgun sequence DNA window includes the following coding sequences:
- the GDF15 gene encoding growth/differentiation factor 15, translated as MPAFFSGYFRSLIPGLGTVLLLFISRVDPWPHRGHDFQLQIEAVKQSILVRLGLEMPPIIRGPVDQEEIQKAQLHYQELLAQLQANRTKLPPSTTLHLLQPEFVHTNESTSGNLQAAAHVHLEFSRTSELHQNLSVLRAELTLFKEWLDSPSNALSNVTWPVRVNLYRLSKREKVTPELLTSQEISRTSPSLSLKGVVEQWVGSSEPKLNLGLEFRSDEAAWLATSVAEERAGMPSLTIEAETRKAVRKTRQLDEEECRKGDGKCCLRSLKVSFEAIGWSDWVVAPRSYSMKFCEGSCPHNYKPASMHAQIKARLHSLSGETPAPCCVPAAYEPMVLMHYGNDGNVATQLFDDMIVTRCHCA; from the exons ATGCCAGCCTTTTTCTCAGGCTACTTCAGGAGTCTCATCCCCGGTCTGGGAACGGTGCTTCTGCTTTTCATATCCAGGGTGGATCCATGGCCACACAGGGGTCATGACTTCCAGCTCCAGATAGAAGCTGTTAAGCAGAGCATCCTAGTGAGGTTGGGCTTGGAGATGCCTCCAATCATCCGGGGCCCCGTGgatcaagaagagatccagaaggCACAATTGCACTACCAGGAATTGCTAGCACAGCTCCAGGCAAATCGAACGAAGCTGCCACCATCCACCACTCTTCACCTTTTGCAGCCTGAAT TTGTGCACACTAATGAGTCCACATCTGGAAATCTTCAAGCTGCAGCACATGTGCATCTGGAATTCTCCAGGACATCAGAACTTCATCAGAACCTCAGCGTTCTCCGGGCTGAATTGACTCTCTTCAAAGAATGGCTCGATTCTCCCAGCAACGCTCTGTCCAATGTAACATGGCCAGTACGTGTGAATCTCTACCGACTGTCCAAAAGGGAAAAAGTAACCCCCGAGCTGCTCACTTCCCAAGAAATTTCAAGGACTTCACCAAGCCTCAGTCTGAAGGGTGTTGTAGAACAATGGGTAGGAAGCTCGGAGCCCAAGCTGAATCTGGGCCTGGAGTTTAGGTCAGACGAGGCTGCGTGGCTGGCTACTAGCGTGGCAGAAGAAAGGGCAGGAATGCCATCCTTAACGATAGAGGCTGAAACTCGAAAGGCAGTAAGAAAGACCAGGCAGCTTGATGAGGAAGAATGCAGGAAGGGTGATGGGAAATGCTGCTTGAGGTCTCTTAAGGTCTCCTTCGAGGCCATTGGGTGGTCGGACTGGGTGGTGGCTCCGCGAAGCTACTCTATGAAGTTCTGCGAGGGCTCCTGCCCGCACAACTACAAACCAGCCAGCATGCATGCCCAGATCAAGGCCAGGCTGCACAGCCTTTCTGGGGAGACGCCAGCCCCATGTTGTGTTCCCGCTGCCTACGAGCCAATGGTGCTTATGCATTACGGCAATGATGGGAATGTGGCCACCCAACTCTTTGATGACATGATTGTTACACGGTGTCACTGTGCATGA